Proteins encoded in a region of the Phaenicophaeus curvirostris isolate KB17595 chromosome 1, BPBGC_Pcur_1.0, whole genome shotgun sequence genome:
- the C1H11orf87 gene encoding uncharacterized protein C11orf87 homolog: MSAKLSKELRLSLPPCLLNKTSATLNASSTCITQVGQLFQSFSSTLVLIVLVTLIFCLILLSLTTFHIHKRKMKKRKMQKAQEEYERDHCTRSSNSGSQHPGVGMQGEAPQGRDIRLGRPPQDSEIQRPSPSAAPSSQQARACLDTAGAGLLQTVILS; the protein is encoded by the coding sequence ATGAGTGCCAAGCTCTCCAAGGAGTTGAGGCTGTCCCTGCCACCTTGTCTCCTGAACAAGACGTCTGCCACTTTAAACGCCAGCAGCACCTGCATCACGCAAGTGGGTCAACTCTTCCAGTCCTTCTCATCCACCCTGGTTTTAATTGTCCTGGTCACCCTCATCTTCTGCCTGatcctcctctccctcaccaCCTTCCACATTCacaagaggaagatgaagaagcGGAAAATGCAAAAGGCTCAGGAGGAGTACGAACGGGACCACTGCACCCGCAGCAGCAatagtggcagccagcaccctggggtggggatgcagggagaggCACCCCAAGGAAGAGACATCCGTCTGGGAAGACCTCCCCAGGACTCGGAGATCCAACGTCCCTCTCCCTCAGCAGCCCCAAGCTCCCAGCAAGCACGGGCTTGTTTGGACACAGCGGGTGCGGGGCTCTTGCAAACAGTGATTTTGTCATGA